DNA from Marinobacter sp. SS13-12:
TTTGACTCGTAGCCCTCTTGGTAGATCGACCTGGCTTGCTCTTTCAGCGGCATTCCCTCCGCTGCGCGGCCTTGTTCATCATACGTAATCGCCAGATTGTCCAAGCTGCCAGCAAAAGCCTCGGCCCAACGGTCTGGATCCGATTCATAGCCCTCCCGGCGGATCGCCAGGGCTTCCTCATGCAGAGGCAGCGCCTCCGCGGCGCGGCCTTGTTGATTATACATAATCGCCAGGTTGCCCAGGCTGTTAGCGTAAACCTCCGCCCAGCGCTCTGGATCCAACTCATAGCCCTCTCGGCGGATCGAGAATGCTTGCTCATACAGCGGTAGCGCCTCCGACAGGCGCCCCAGCCTGTCATAGACAACGGCCAAATTATTCAGGCTGGTCGTGTAAGCCTCGTGCCAACGCTCTCGATCCGACTTATAGCCCGCACTGAAGATCAACAGGGCTTTCGAGTACAACGGTAGCGCCTCCAACGGGCTACCAAGACTGTCAAGGGTAGAAGCCAGATTGTTCAGGCTGCTCGCATAAGCCTCCTCCCAGCGCTGAGGGTCCGAATCATAGCCCTCGCGGCGAATCGACAGGGATTGCTCATAAAGCGGCAGCGCCTCCGCCGTGCGCCCCAGCCTGTCATAAACAAAAGCCAGATTGCTCAAGCTGGTTGCGTAAGCCTCTGCCCAGCGTTCTGGATCTGCTTCATAGCGCTCACAGCGGATTGATAGGGATTCCTTGTGCAAGGGAAGCGCCTCCGACGAGCGACCTAGAGCATCAAGGGTAGAAGCCATATTGTTCAGGCCCCGTGCATAGGCCTCCGTCCAGCGATCCGGATCCGACTCATAGCCTTCACGAAAGATAGACAGGGTTCGTTCTTCCAGGGGTAGCGCCTTCGACGGGCGACCTAGCTTACTATGAGTAAAAGCTTGATTGTTTAGGTTCGTTGCATACCACTTCGCCCAGCGCTCCGGAGCTAACTCATAGACTTCGCTGAGGATCGACCCAGCTTCCTCATAAAGCGCCAGGGCATCCGACAGGCGACCCAAGCTGCTATAAACAGACGCTAAATTGTTTAGACTGCCAGCATAATCCTCCGCCCAGCACTCCGGATCCAATTGATAGCCCTCGCGGCAAACCGACTGAGCTTGCACGAGCAGCGGCTGCGCCTCCGACGGGCGACCAAGCCTTTCATATGTAAAAGCAACACTGTTAAGACTGCCTGCATAATCCGCGGACCAACGCTTTGGGTCCGCCTCATACCCTTCAAGGCGTATCGACCAGGCCTGCTTAGCCAGCGGCAGCGCCTCATAAGGGCGACCCATCATGTTAAGGGTATAGGTCAGATTATTCAGCCTGATCGCATATTGCATCGCCCAATCACCAAGCTTCGAAGTCCTCCCACGCATCAGCTGGTACCAGTAACGACCAAGAGCCACCAGAAACTTCCATCGCTCAATTTCCAGCGCACCTTTATCCGTATCACTGCAGACGCCAAGTTTGGACTGAGCAGAAAACCAGACGTTGCCGCTGGCTTCGATTCGTTTAACCAGTTCACCAATCCCCTTTTCCAACTCCTCCGACGTCGGCCAGGCCTTGGTGACCAGCTGGGTAAACCGCTCCAGCAAAAACTGCTGCAGCAGGCTGTGTTGATGCACGTACCGGCTGGTGTTTTCCTCCAGCCGACGAATGATTTCATAGCCCCGTTCCAGCAGTTCATACTGAGCAGGCGTGAGACTGCCCTGCGCCTGCGCCTGAAGCTCTTGGAGGAAGGGTGCCAGATCCGGATGTTCCTGCATCGACATCTGCTGCAGGCTCTTGAGTACGTGCCCGACCAGGCCGGTCTGAAAAGGGCTACCTAGCAGGGGCGAGAAGAGCAGGCTGTAACGAGCGGTGCCGCCGAACTCCCCAAAGTATTGTTCAATCAGGTGCAGACGTTCTTCCAGGACCGCATAAGAGGCCAGATTGAACCGGGCGCCGCCAGCGTCCTGCCCGCTCTCAACCAGGTAGCTGGCCTGATAGGTGTCTGTGAGTTTTCTAAAGACCGTATCCAGAGACTCATTAAGGCCGGCGCTCTCTGGTGCTTTGAATTGATAACGATGGTTGCCCAGAGGTTCGATCAGCCTGGGCAGCTCGGGGTTACGCTTGTAGAACTGCGAATCGCTGATCACGTTCAGGGTTTCAATGGCGAACAAAGTGATAACGTCCGGGGCACTGTTTTCACCAGCCAGATTCCGGATGACGCCACGCGCGAACTGATCGGCCTGCTCTCTGGTCATGCCAACGTAAGTAAGCTTTATGAGGTTGGCGAGCATGGGCTGGTCCATGCCTTTCAGATTGAGGTGGCTGGCCAGTAAGAGAACTTCTTGCGGATCTGTACTGAATGGAGCGGTATCGATCAGCCCCAGTTCTGCAAACAGCTGATTCCGATGGCGATTCATCGCCGCGTGAGCTCCCGACTCCATCGCGGCGCTAAAGCTATCCGAGCCACGGGCAGTGGTAATGACGTACACCGGCAAGTCGGCCGGCCATTCGTTCATCAGGAACTCGGCGGTGAAGTCATCCATCCACTGCAGGTCGTCAATTAACAGGATCAGAGGGCGTGGATGGCTCACCGGCTGGCCTTCCACTACTGGTGTGCACTTGAGCGCCAATTGGCATATTTCGTTAAGGGCCAGCCGCAGCAGTTCATACTGCTCTTCCTTGTGATTGGCCTGGGAAGATTGGCCAAAATCCTCCAGACGCAGGCTGAGCGTGTCGTCCTGCTCGCTCCAGGATTTGGCGCTGCGCGCGACTTCAATGGCCGAATCAACGCCCACCAGTCTGGAAATCATCCTCCCTAGCTTTGCCCGTACCCGCTTCTTGGCTTCCGGATCGTCCGACCGGGCATCATTTGCAAGGGCCTTGGTCCCTTCCTTTACCTCTCGGCCAGTTCTGGCAAACCAGCCAACGCTTTCCTCATAAATCAGGTTAAGCCGGCGAAGCTCATCCACAATTGAGTTCTTGAGCGAGGCCAGGCCTGTGGCCTGGGTACTGTGCCCTGTCTGGTTGAGCATTCTGAGGGTGGCAATGCTCAACCTGGCTGGATTACTGGTGTCGGAACGAACCTGCTGGATGAAGCGGTTGGCGAGGGCGGTTTTGCCGGTGCCAGGTTCGCCCTTGATCAGGGCCCAGGTCTGTGTCCCTAAGCTGTCTGGTTCCTTACATATCGCATTCCAGTCCTGCCACAGGCTATTGAGCTCGGCCTCCCGGCCCACGAATGTGCTGGCGCGGACGGCCGGTACGGGAATGTCGGAGTCCAGGCGTTCCAGAAGGCTATAACGGGAGGCCATCATGCGCAGTCTTGAAATAGCTCGCAGTTTTTCTTCGGTGGCGTTGTCTTCCACTGTGTCGTGGGGCTGTGGGCCGGTAAAGGTGAGCACCACGCTGATGCCAGCGGTCTGAACCCTGCTCTGTTCCAGATCATCCGTGTGGTTCACCTGACGCAGGTCTTTTTCCAGCGAGACGAGCATAGCCAGCAGAGCCAGGGAAGCGTCATCCAGTTGCAAGGGATCTTTAACCACAATGACTTTGGGCGCGCCATCGGTGGTCACCATAAACATTTGAAGTGCTAATTGCAGGACCTCGTGGCTGGTGACCTTTTCACTCAGGCGGGGTGCCAGCTCTTTCAGTCGCTTGCGGGCGGGCCGGGAGAGATACATCTCGTTATCCGAAGAGAAATGCCCAGTAACTGCTTCCGCGCCTGTTTCACCCACGGTTTCCAGAAGATCGCCACTCTGCTCGGCCACCGTTTCTATCCCCGTCTCAAAGGCGGAAGCCATGAAATCTGACGCACTGCCTGTCCACTCGGCCAGGTAATCCATCATTTTCTCGGCACCCACATTCAGGCTCTCGCCAACCGTATCTCCTAGTCCACCCCCCAGAGCCTGGCTCAGGCCAAAGCCGGTCAGTTTTTCCAGTATTTCCCGTTTGTGGATGTCATCGAATTCCTCATCCAGGCTGTCAAGCAACGCGCTAAAAATGGATATGGGGCCCTGGCTTTCCGTTTCACCTACCACCAGAACGTTGGTTTTGCCGTCTTTCGCCCCGACATCAAAAACCTTGGCACTGGCATCACAAACCGTTCTGAACGCATTGGAGCCCTGATTCGACCAGGTAGCCAGATCACTTTGCAGAACTTCGATCAGCAGCGCCTGCTGCTTGGCCTTTGTGAGGTCTTTAACCAGGTTGGACAGACGGTTTTCAGGCATGGGTGCGCTCCGGCGTCTATTACCTATTAATCGATCGAGGCGGTTTGGAAGTCATCATAATCAAGGCTCTTGACGGCGGCGTTCACACTATCGTCAAGCTCTGGAATTTGAGGAAAAAGAGCCTCAACAAGCTCGAACATCGCAACTCTTTCGAGCTGATTGACCATAAAACCGCGGGCGAGTGATTTGAGATCAGCACCATTGAGTTGCTTTGGTCCCTGGATCTGCTGCGCCAACTGGAACGCTGGCGTTGAAATGCCGGAACGCATAATGCCCTCTGCACTAAACATCCAGTCTGCAGAGCCCAGAAAGGACTCTGGAACAAAGCCCCACTCCGAGTCAGGTTCCGGTATAGCAAATAGCGTACAATTGGAAGTTCGCTTAACTCTCAAGGCCTCTGATGCGAGCGCAAGGGCTTGCTGGTCAAATTTCATTTCGCCTTTATCCGTTCTCATGCTTGTCGTCCCAGCCGTAGCTCATGATTTTTGGATGATTTTTAATAAACTCCAAAGTTTCTGCGTCATTATTAAAGCGTCCAGTTTCATAGATAAGGTCCAGAGCTCTCGATATTCTCAGAAAGTTAAAATCATCATGGAAGTCTTTAATTTCTGGATGAGCTTCGACCCATTGCTCCTGGGTTATAGCTAGCAGCCAAAACAGCGGACGCCACCAAGCATAGAAGAAATCACAGTTTTTGATAATATCCTTGCTATTTACTTTGAACGTGAGAATTGAGAAAAAGTTGACAAGTTCATCCAGTTTAAACCTGGCTTTCTGCTCTTCTTTTTTAAAATCTTCCATCGATTCACATTGAAATATGTCATTTAGCGAATCGTAAAATTTTTCATCAAAAGGAATTTGACCAACAACGAAGAGCCTGCTTACAACGAAGTCGCAGTAGCGTTTATCTCGAACACACCCTATCAAGACCTTCATTGAGTAGCTTTTGATCGTTTGAAAATATTCACTGCAGAATGTCTGATACAGGTCGAGGACGGCTTTCTCTTTGGAATCTGCAGCCATCATCTGGTTTGCTTCTGAGGTTCGACTCAGCTCTTCCCTTGTGTCTTTAAGCTCCTCGATCTGAAGGTAGACAGTGATAATCACGCCACCAAAAGCCAGGCCGGCAAAAAGAGCGTTCAGGCTATTAAATACATCGTTGACAGGCTGATTTGTGAATTGACTGATCTCCGGTGTAAGTGAAAAAAACCACCCACCAATCCATATCCCCAGAATTATGAAGATGACTGGAAAAGCAATTTTGTACCCTGTCTTTTTATCCATTTCTTAAACCAATCCCTTAGTTCTTTGCAATTTAATAAAATTGAGTCAAGAGTCTCTGACTTGCTGCCTCCCAATCAGTAAGCCAACCACTGCTTATTAATGTCGGCGAACAGGTCATCAGTCATCGGATTTCATGCCTCGCTATTGTTTTTGTTGCGGCTTCGGCGAGTCGCTGCGACTCAACTCGTCTTTCAGGCGCTGCTCCTTGAAAGCCAGCATCAGACTCTCATCTCTCTTGCCGGTTAAATGGCAGCACAGCTTTCTAATCTTCAATTTCCACAAGTCGCTGCGGTTGCTTTTAAGTCGAGACATCAGAATTTTCCGTGTTTGGCAGGACGAGGTAGTGCACCGGAATTCATGACCAGGCTCACCTGGGCCTGATGCTCATCAACTAACTCCTGATAGATTTCACTCAGTTCTGCCTGGGTTATCTGTCGATCGCGAAGGGCGTTGCTTATTTTTTCTGCCGTATCCGCCTGCCGCGACTCCAGTTGGGAATAGGATTGGATAAGGTCCTGTTTCTCTGGCTGCCAATCCAGTATCGGAAGCGGCCCCAACCGATACCCGAGACTTTCGGCAAATGCTTTTGCTAAGCCGCGGCTCTGGTCCAGAAACAACAGCTTGAGGAAGTTCGGAACTGACAACAGGGGGCATCGATCGGATTCCAGGGCAGCGCCGAGCACACGGTGAGAAAGGCCGTTGAGAGATGAACCCTGCTGCCTCAGGTTTTGCAACTTTACTCGGACATTACACTGAAAAATTTCATAGCGTTTCCTCCAGTCTGCATCGGCATCAACAATGCCGCCCCCCTGCCTGGCGAGACACGCCTGCTCAAGCTTGAACAATAGCGAGAGGCTTTCACAAAAATCTTCGTAGATTTCTCTGAGTAAAGATTGGCGGGCACCATCGACCGTCTCCTTCGTTGTCCTGTTGATAACCGACACAAGAAGGTGTTGTGTTTCAGCTAGTTCACCGTTGCGATCACTGAAAGCCCCGAGCAAGTCCGCCTGAGGATCCTCGGTGAACAGGGGCAGTGGTGCAATCAACAAATCCAGTTGCCGGCAGATCGA
Protein-coding regions in this window:
- a CDS encoding tetratricopeptide repeat protein, which produces MPENRLSNLVKDLTKAKQQALLIEVLQSDLATWSNQGSNAFRTVCDASAKVFDVGAKDGKTNVLVVGETESQGPISIFSALLDSLDEEFDDIHKREILEKLTGFGLSQALGGGLGDTVGESLNVGAEKMMDYLAEWTGSASDFMASAFETGIETVAEQSGDLLETVGETGAEAVTGHFSSDNEMYLSRPARKRLKELAPRLSEKVTSHEVLQLALQMFMVTTDGAPKVIVVKDPLQLDDASLALLAMLVSLEKDLRQVNHTDDLEQSRVQTAGISVVLTFTGPQPHDTVEDNATEEKLRAISRLRMMASRYSLLERLDSDIPVPAVRASTFVGREAELNSLWQDWNAICKEPDSLGTQTWALIKGEPGTGKTALANRFIQQVRSDTSNPARLSIATLRMLNQTGHSTQATGLASLKNSIVDELRRLNLIYEESVGWFARTGREVKEGTKALANDARSDDPEAKKRVRAKLGRMISRLVGVDSAIEVARSAKSWSEQDDTLSLRLEDFGQSSQANHKEEQYELLRLALNEICQLALKCTPVVEGQPVSHPRPLILLIDDLQWMDDFTAEFLMNEWPADLPVYVITTARGSDSFSAAMESGAHAAMNRHRNQLFAELGLIDTAPFSTDPQEVLLLASHLNLKGMDQPMLANLIKLTYVGMTREQADQFARGVIRNLAGENSAPDVITLFAIETLNVISDSQFYKRNPELPRLIEPLGNHRYQFKAPESAGLNESLDTVFRKLTDTYQASYLVESGQDAGGARFNLASYAVLEERLHLIEQYFGEFGGTARYSLLFSPLLGSPFQTGLVGHVLKSLQQMSMQEHPDLAPFLQELQAQAQGSLTPAQYELLERGYEIIRRLEENTSRYVHQHSLLQQFLLERFTQLVTKAWPTSEELEKGIGELVKRIEASGNVWFSAQSKLGVCSDTDKGALEIERWKFLVALGRYWYQLMRGRTSKLGDWAMQYAIRLNNLTYTLNMMGRPYEALPLAKQAWSIRLEGYEADPKRWSADYAGSLNSVAFTYERLGRPSEAQPLLVQAQSVCREGYQLDPECWAEDYAGSLNNLASVYSSLGRLSDALALYEEAGSILSEVYELAPERWAKWYATNLNNQAFTHSKLGRPSKALPLEERTLSIFREGYESDPDRWTEAYARGLNNMASTLDALGRSSEALPLHKESLSIRCERYEADPERWAEAYATSLSNLAFVYDRLGRTAEALPLYEQSLSIRREGYDSDPQRWEEAYASSLNNLASTLDSLGSPLEALPLYSKALLIFSAGYKSDRERWHEAYTTSLNNLAVVYDRLGRLSEALPLYEQAFSIRREGYELDPERWAEVYANSLGNLAIMYNQQGRAAEALPLHEEALAIRREGYESDPDRWAEAFAGSLDNLAITYDEQGRAAEGMPLKEQARSIYQEGYESNPLRWAEDYANSLNNLANIQEQLGNQTEALLLHQETLSIRRERYEADPERWAKAYATSLNNLAFMYDEQGFAAEALLLYEQALSIRRKGYELDPERWAKDYAISLGNLAKTLEEAEDLSNSLVLWREAKELTADPSLLPAETRLDLRIESLIMSARLLRILERYPEARIELDDGELVLIEMDKAEHPARYSRRAWLLIVRATTLVEAGDLPAAKLLLPEAEKLICNHHLNDLGDALDLTREDIEAAEKLTE
- a CDS encoding phage regulatory CII family protein gives rise to the protein MLTWATLDEWHYQVSLELRTALNSCGRKAAALHRDMLQQGRPVRTSAGSFQNALTPSTDTHHLRLDEFWSVLDLINNKPVLHSICRQLDLLIAPLPLFTEDPQADLLGAFSDRNGELAETQHLLVSVINRTTKETVDGARQSLLREIYEDFCESLSLLFKLEQACLARQGGGIVDADADWRKRYEIFQCNVRVKLQNLRQQGSSLNGLSHRVLGAALESDRCPLLSVPNFLKLLFLDQSRGLAKAFAESLGYRLGPLPILDWQPEKQDLIQSYSQLESRQADTAEKISNALRDRQITQAELSEIYQELVDEHQAQVSLVMNSGALPRPAKHGKF